The genomic segment GGACAGATGGCCCTGCACTGGGGCCAGTCATCAACGTTCTGGGGTTCGGCGGCGCTCGGCGCGATTTCGGTGGCGGCGATCATGGTTGCCGGCGAGCAGCACGTTGCCCGCCGGATCGAATTCGACTGGAGCCGATTCCGGACGGTCCTGGCCGATCCCGTCCTGCTGCTGGTTTCGGCCACCGCCGCGCTGCTGGTTTTCGGCGAATTCGGGATCACCCAGACGACCATGCTGCTGCTGGCCGACCGGCTCGGCGCCGATTCGGCCTATCTGGGCCTACTCACGGCGATCAATTACCTGGCAATCGGCTCGGCCGGACTGTTGCTGGCGACCCTCGGTTCGTACCCGGAACGGTGGGTGGTGATCGCGGGTCTGGTGATCAGCGGGGTCGCGCTGCTGCTGATGCCCCTGGCGGGCGGGTTGGCCGGCCTGACGGTGCTGGCATTCGTGAAGGGCGCCATGCGCGGGTCGATGATGCCCTCGCTGATGGGCCTGGGATTGAAGGTGGTCGCGCCCGATGCGCGCGCCAGCGCGATGGGCTTGTTTCAGGCCATTTATGCGATCGGCATGTTCGCGGGCCCGGTCTCTACCGGAATCATCAGCCAAGTCGCCGGGCTCGAGGCCCCCTTCTATGCGATTGGGGCATTCACGACGCTGGCCGCGGGCCTCGTATTTGTCCTGTTCAGGCGCTGGCAGGCCGGTTGATTGGCGAGCGCGGCAGAGCGGGGAATTAAACTGATTTTTTGAACCAGCAGGGGTCGCGCTGAGGCGGCCGAGCAGCGGGTGGCAGACCACCCTGATAGGCGCGACACAGCTTGAGAAAACGCAAATTCGCCGAGATCGATCGCGGGCCGCTGGGGACGGCGGTATTCCAGACTCGCAAGCAACGGCGGCTGACCCAGGGCGAGCTGGCCAACCGCCTGGGCCGCAACCGGCCCTGGATCTCAAACGTGGAGACCGGCAAGGTCACAAACCTGCAGGAAGAGGACCTGGTGGGGCTGGCGGCGGTTTTAAATATCTCGATATCCTCGCTGCGCTCGGCCCACGAAATGTCGGCCGCGCCTTCGGTCATGGGCCTCCCCGGTTACACCGTCCTGCAGTCGAACCGGCACTGCGGGGCCTGCCACCACCTGGTAGAGCCCGACGCCAATTACTGCACGCACTGCGGGGCGGCGCAACCGATGCTGGTGAACTGTCCGGCCTGCGCGAAGCCCAACAATCCGGGCGCGCGCTTCTGCGGGCGCTGCGGCGCGCAGCTACAGAGCTAGGCTAGGCGCCGAAGAAAAGTTTCCGGCCGGGATTGCAACCCGGCGGCGGGGTGCGCTTAGGCGACCTGGTCCAGGCTGGACTTGATCCGCGACTCGGGAACGTAGCCGACTATTCGGTCTACTTCGGACCCGCCTTTGACGAACAGCAGGGTCGGGATCCCGCGCACGCCGAATTGGGTCGCGTATTCCTTGTTGGCGTCGGTGTCGACCTTTACGAACTTGACTTTGCCGGAGTATTCGTCGGCTAGCTTTTCGAATACCGGCGCCATCATCTTGCAGGGGCCGCACCATTCGGCCCAGAAGTCCACTATCACCGGTTGCTCGGAATCGAGCACCTCGGCCTGAAACTCGGTGTCTGCTACGTGCGAATAGGCTGCCATGTCTATGTGCGCCTTTGCGATTTCTGCGGTCTGATCCGGTGTCAACGGATGTTAGCCCACCACCAGGTTCAGCAGCCGCTCGGGCACGTAGATGACCTTGCGGACCGCCTTGCCGTCAAGGTGGACCTTGACGTTGGGGAGCTCCAGCGCCGCAGCCAGGGCTTCATCTTCGGCCAATCCGGCCGGGGCATCCATCCGGTCGCGGACGCGGCCGTTAACCTGCACCACCACGGTCACGCTTTCCGAACGCAGCAGCGCCGGGTCGGCTTCCGGCCAGCTGGCGCCTACCACGCTTGCGGAGTTGCCCAGCATCTCCCAAAGTTCCTCAGCCAGGTGCGGGGCGACCGGTGCCAGCAGCCGCACCAGGATGTCCTTGACCTCCGCTCCGGCGGGCGAATCGGCAAGCTCCTGCGACCAGATCGCCAGCAGCTCGTTGACCGGTTCCATCAGGCCGTTGGCGAGCATGGTGTTAAAGCGCAGCTGCTCGATGTCCTCGCTGCACTTGGCGATCGCGCGGTGGGCGATACGGCGCGCCTGGCCGCTGGCTCGATCCAGCGGCTGCGGGCCGCGTTCCGGGAATTCCGGTTCGCCGGAAATTAACCGCAGGAGGCGCCGGTAAAACCGGGTGATGCCGTTCAGGCCGCTTTCGCTCCATGGCAGCGTGCCCTCGAGGGGGGCCATGAACATCTCGTAGCCGCGCAGGCTGTCGGCGCCATAGCGCTCCACCACGCTGTCGGGCGTGACCACGTTGCCCAGCGATTTGGACATCTTGCCGGAGCGGATCGGGGCCCAGTCGCCGACCGGGTCACCGCGCAGCTCGAATTCGGCCTTGGCCGGGGCGTGATAGAGAAAGTCCCGCTCCTCGCCGCTCGGGTTGGAGTAGACGTCGAAACCTTCACTCACGCGCGCCGAGATCCGCCCGCCCGCCAGCTTGGCCTGTTCGAGATTGACCCAGCCGTCCTCGGCCAGCATCATCCCCTGGTGGCGCAGCGCTTTGAACGGTTCCGGGGATGAAACGTGCCCGGCGTCGTAGAGGACCTTGTTCCAGAACCGCGCGTAGAGCAGGTGCATCACCGAGTGCTCGGCGCCGCCGACGTAGAGATCGACCGGCATCCAGCGCTTCTCGGCGTTCGGCTCGACCGGACCGGACTCGAAATCGGGGGTTATGAAACGCAGGAAGTACCAGGACGAGCAGGCGAACCCGCCCAGGGTGTCGGTCTCGCGGCGGGCCGGGCCGCCGCATTGCGGGCAGCTGGTTGCGACCCAGTCGCGGGCGCGCTCGAGCGGCGATCCCAGTTCGGGGTCGGGCCGGAAGTCTTCGAGCGGCGGCAGGAGCACCGGCAGCTCCTCTTCCGGCACCGGCACCTGGCCGCATTCCTCGCAGTGAACGATCGGAATCGGGCAGCCCCAGTAGCGCTGGCGCGAAATCAGCCAGTCGCGCAGGCGGTAGTTGACGGCCGCGCTGCCGCGCCCGCGGGCCTCAAGGTCGGCGGTCACCGCCGCGATCGCCGAATCCGAATCGAGCCCGGAGTGGGAACCGGAGTTGATCAGGCGCCCTTCGCCCACGTAGGCTTCCGCCAGGGGCTGCCCATCCCAGCCGGGCGGCTCGATCACCACCGGGATCGGCAGGTCGAAGCGCTCGGCGAAATCAAAGTCGCGCTGATCGTGGGCGGGGACCGCCATGATCGCTCCGGATCCGTAGCTGGCCAGCACGTAGTCGGCTACCCAGATCGGGATCTTCTCGTCGTTGACCGGGTTTATCGCAAAACTTCCGGTAAACACCCCGGTCTTTTCGCGCTCGGCGGTGGCGCGTTCGATTTCCGAAGTCCGCAGGGCGCGATCCACGTACTCGCCGACGGCCTGCGACTGCGCGGGCGCGGTCAACTCTTCCAACAGCGGGTGCTCGGGCGCCAGCACCATGAAGGTGGCCCCGTAAAGGGTGTCGGGCCGGGTCGTATAGACGCTCAGCTGGTGGCCGGCCTCGGTCTCGAAAATCACGTCGGCGCCGGTCGAGCGCCCAATCCAGTTGACCTGCATCCGTTTGGTGGATTCGGGCCAGTCGACCTGATCCAGATCTTCGAGCAGGCGGTCGGCGTAGGCGCGGATGCGGAAGAACCACTGCCGCAGCGGCTTGCGGTAAACGTTGGAGTGGCCGCGCCAGCATTTCCCGTCGGCCAGGACTTCCTCGTCGGCCAGGGCGCCGCAGGTGTCGCACCACCACTGGCGTTTCTCGGCCCGATAAGCCAGACCGCGGCGGAATAGCTGCAGGAATATCCACTGGGTCCAGCGGTAATAGTCCGGGTGCGAGGAATTGATCTCGCGGTCCCAGTCATAACCGCAGCCGACCAGTTTCAGCTGGCGCCGGTAGTTGGCCGCGTATTCGATGATCGACTCGGCCGGGTGCCGGCCCTTGTCGATCGCGTCCTGTTCGGCGGGCAATCCAAACGCGTCCCAACCCATCGGGTGCAGGACTTCGAATCCGCGCATCCGCTTGTAACGCGCGAATGCGTCGACCGGAATGTAGTTGCGGAAATGTCCTACCGAGAGACCGTCGCCGGACGGGTAGGGGAAGAACTCGAGCGCGTAGTAGGGCGGTTTATCCGAGTACGTGGCGGTGCGGTAGGGTTGGTCCTCGTCCCAGCGCCGCTGCCATTTGGATTCGATCCGGGCAAAGTCGTACCCGCCCTGATCGGGCCGGCCGGGGGTTTGATCTGGCATCGGTTAAGTCGTGGTCGGATTGAAACTGGCACCACGAACCGCGGTCGGATCGGGTGGGCACACAGATTTTGACAGCTAGGCGGGGGATCCGGCTTCCGGACTCCCCGATCTTGAACCCAGGCTCGTTGGATCCTGGTTCTTTGCTCCGCTCCCGCGATCCGGGTGGCTAGGCCAGCAAGGTGATCGCCAGCGTCTTCCAGGTTCCTTCGCGCCGGGCCACGAGCGCCGCCCCCCGGCCCTCGCCGGAACGCCCCTCCGGGTGCAGGGCGAGCAGCGCGCCGGTGGTGCCGGCCGCGATCACCTGCAAACGGTCGGACTGGGCTTCGCCTTCCCAAATTCGGGTTTGGGCGCGCAGTTGATCCGGATCCGCCAGGACTTCCACGCAACCCGGCGCGACCACCGCGGTCAGCGGATAGTGAAAGCAGCTCAGCCAGCCTTCCCTATCGCCGGCCTGGCGGGCCGCCTGCCGCAGAAAAGCCGATTGGATCGCCGGTTCCGCCAAAGCTTGCTGGTCGCCGTCGGGCTCGAAGCTGTCGACCCCGAATCGGGCCTGGATGCCCCAGCCCCCGTCCAGGCGGGTGAGGGTGTAGAGGACCCGGTTGGAGACGATCGGCGAATCGTCGGCCCGCCGGCGGGTCCATCCGCCGGCCAGCAGCACCGCGTCTTCCGACGCGTGAATTCGTTTTGGTTCCAGTCCCTGGGTGCGTACCCAGCCGGTGGAGATGAAGCGCTGCCAGCCCATCGATTCGGCGGTGCCCGCGTAGTCGGCGTGGTCGGGGTAAATCCGGGCGGTGGTTCGAGGATGAAAAAACCGGCCTCGCTTGCTGCTCGGCGGGCCGGCCGAAACCCGCACGTGCGGGTAAGACATGACCCCGGCCCAGCCCGCGGGATCCTGAGCGTTGAATCGCTCAAAGAACGCCCAGTAAGCCGCTTCGGGAGTCTTGTAATTTGCGATCGCGAGCCGCCTTTTCGGAATTGACCGGGGATCGAATCTGCGTCTGATTCTGACGGGCGGCGGTGACCCTAGCTGCCGCGCCCCGACTTCCCTGGCGACGGCCCTGGCGGATCGTGCGAACGAAAATACTGAGGCGAATGGGCACGTCGGATCGGTTTCCCATCACCGACCGGCGACACGGAAGGGAATGTGCGCAGATGGCAATTGCAGCCCGAATCTTGGCCGCCTACCTTGTACTGCTGGCCGTGGTTGTCGCGGTCAATTTCATAGCCACGCCGCTCTACCACCCCGGCGGCGACGAACCTTTCACCGTCTGGAAAATACTCAACTGGTTCATGGCGGTCGGCATCGTCATCAATACCCTCATCACCTTTCGGGCCATGCGAGTTGTCGACGCGGACGAGTCGGCCGATTTGCGATCGTTTCTGCGCACAAGGACTCTCTTTTACGTCAGCGCGCTGGTCCTTTTGGCGTTTTTCTGGAACTGGTTCTCCGACCTTTCGCCCAACCATGACCCCGACGGCCTGGTCTGGGTGTTCGTCGATACCGTGATGCCGCTGGTGATGGGCGCCACCGGCGGCCGTCTCTGGCAATTGGCGGCCGACCTGAACTGACCCGGCGACCGCCGGGCCGGCAATCAGGAAGGGCTCGGGCCGGGCAGCCGCCAGCGCCGGCGCTGCGCGGGTACCGTTTCGCAGTCTTGCAGTCCCAAATCCCGGCGCACGTGGCTAGGCCCGCCGGTCGCCTCCCCGGCGCCCGGGGCGATTGCCAGGCACAGCATCGAGTCGGCCAGCCGCAGCGATCCCTCGGCGTCCAGCGCGAACCGCTGCAAGGGCGAATCCGAGCAATCCTCTAGGAAGAGATTGGCCGCATCCTCGGCCGCCGCCGCCGACATGCACAGCTGGTAGGCCGGCATCTGCAGGTTGCCCGGCAGCGGGGTTCCGGACCGGAAAAGCTCGTCGTCGGCGCCGGGCTTGCAGGTATGGGCGCTCAGTGCCGCGGCGAGGTCGAGACTGGCGCCAAAACCGGGGACGTCTACGCAGTAGAACTCGGGCTCGTCCAAAGGATCGATCAGCTGCACCAGCGTCGCCCCGCCACCGCGGGAGCCGAGCAGCGGAGCGGGCGACGACGTCGTCAATTGATCGGACTCGACACGGTCCTGCCCGGACGGATCGACCGCGGAAACGACGGGGATTGGAGACGGCCCGGCGGCCGGACCGGAACTCGTGCTCGCTGCGTCCTCGGTACACCCGGCTAGCGACATTGCAAAGAGCGGCAGCAGCACAAAGCGCGCCAGGCCGCCGGCGAGCTTGGGTGCCGGACCGAAACTCCCCAGGGTTATGTGGTTGGCCGGGCTTCTATTCCCACCATCCGGACCCGAAATAGAGTTCGTCGTGGCGGACTACCCAAGTGTGTTTGAGCGTATCCATTGCGGTCTGGGGATTTTCGAAGTGGTAGCTGACCCAGACGCCGGTCTCGGTGGCGGCGCCCATTTCCGGCCCGTAATCGTACCCGGTTGAATCGACTCGGGCCTCCCGGCCGGTGCCGATGCGGTCCTTGCGCAGGGGGTGCGAGATCATGATTTCGTTCTCGTCCATGATGAACACGTACCAATGCCCGTTTACGCTCTCTGTGGTGTTGTAGAACGCAACCGTGTCCACGCGGCCGTGCGAGTCGTAATAGTCGATCGCCTGTTGCACGAATTCTTGAGTGAACGCGTTCGGATCGGCGACGTTCGAGGGGTGGGCCGGTGCCGGCGCTGACTTTGGCTGCCCGCCGGTGAATGCCAGCAACGAGAAGACCAACGCGAGGATGGCGATCGCCAGCGCGACAACGCTGAGCAACGCGACCGGGACGGCGAGGCTATCACCGCCGTTTCCTGATGTCATCAACGACTCCTTGTTGATTCCGCGCGGCCGCCCTTAACCGCCGTCAATTGGGATGCGGGCCCGGCCACTCGGAACAATGTGCTGGCCTTGATTCGGCAGCCAAAACCTGCCGCCTGCCCGCTAATTTTCGCCGAACCCGGGCCCTTTCAGCAATCGCGGGATGTGCTATGGTTTGTCATACAAACTAGTTTGTGAACCAATAGATTCAGCTTCCGGCCGATCATCCGGGGGCGCGGGAGAAGTGGCGACTAGCAATGCGATCGGGACAACAAGATGCCCCCGAATTGGCGGCGGGTGAAAGCTGGGATGCGATCCACCAGACCCTTGAGCGATCGCACCGCTCCCTTTATCTGGCGGGCACGGCATCGATCCTGCTGCTCTGGGGCGTGCTGACGTCGGGGTACTTTCTGGTGAGTTTTGCCCTCGGCGAACTGGCTCCAGAATTCGTCGCCGACTACCCCTGGTACCATGGGCCGATTTGGGCCGTGTTGGGTCCGGTGGGGATGGTCGGCAGCATGGTCATCGGGCACCGTGCGAGCGAGCGCAACGCCGGTGGGAGGGCGGCCCGCAACGCCGGCATCCGGGTGTTTTTGTACTGGTTGGCGATCGCAATGGCGGCAGGTGTGATTCCCGGTGTCGCCGGCATGTGGAATTCGGTGCAGGCCGAAAACATCCCCTCGACAATCCTCAGCATCATCTTCCTGGGTTACCTGCTGTTTGGCATCCTTTTCCGGCCTGCCCTTGCCGTGGTCGGGGTTGCGCTTGCGGCCGCGGTCATTGCCCCCCACCACCTCGCCGGAGACTGGGCCGACTTGGTATCCGGCTTGGCGGTGCTGACGATCTGCGGGCTGGGGGTGGTCTGGATCCGCCGGAGCGGCCATCCGTGAGCACGGAGGAGATCGTCCTGGACGAGACCATTCACCAGCCGACGCGACTCCGCATCATGACCATGCTGGTCGCCCAGGCCGAGGATGGGAGGCTCGCCTACGGGTTCATTCAGCAGGCGCTGGAACTTACCGGCGGCAACCTGACGACTCACCTGCGCAGGCTTGAGGATGCGGGGTTTCTCGAGACGTGCAAGGTGTTTGAGAACTCCAAGCCGCGCACCTGGATTAGCGCCACCGAATCGGGCCGCCGCGCCTACGCCAGTTACCTGACCAATCTCAGAAAAGCCCTCGACTGGTCGCCGCCGCCCTGATTGACCCGCCGAATTCGTGGCCGACCGGCGGCTAAAGTCAGGTACGATTGGAACCAAAATCGCACGCTAGCTGCCGCGCCCGGCAGGGGCGGGCCGACCGCTGGAGGGATGCCGACGGCCACCTCTGAATCCAGGCATCCCCGCTACGAGGCCGATGAGAACCCGCCGCTGCTGGCCAGCGTCGGCCTGGGTCTGCAATTCAGCCTCATAGCCTCCGCCACGCTCCTGGTGACGCCGGTCATCGTCGCCCAGGCCTCGGGCCGCGGCGACGCCTACCTGGACTGGATGGTTTTCGCGTCCCTGGTCGTCGTCGGCCTCTCGACCATGCTGCAGGTGCGGCGGCTGGGGATCGTGGGCGCCGGCGCGGTCCTGCCGATGTTCACGGCCGCGTTTTCGATCCCGTTCTGCATCACCGCGGTGGTCGACGGCGGACCGGGCACGCTGACCACGCTCATGCTGGTCTCGGCCGCGCTGCAGGTCGTGATTTCGCGCTGGCTGTTCATCCTGCGCCGGATAGTGACCCCGACGGTGGGCGGCACGATCATGATGATCCTCTCGATCACCCTGGCCTACGTCGTCTTCGGTCTGCTCGACGAGGCCTCGGCCGAAGAACCGGTGGCGGCCCCGGTGACGGCGCTCGTGACCCTGATCTTCGTCGGCGCGCTGACCATGCGCGGCAACGCCGTGCTGCGGCTCTGGGCGCCGGTGATCGGTATCGTCATCGGCTGTCTGGTGGCGGCCGGCTTTGGGATCTACGACCCAGATAGGGTGCTCGCGGCCCCGTGGGTCGGCATCCCCGGATCCTGGCCGGGCCTTACCTTTTCATTCGGGGTCCCCTTCTGGACCCTGCTGCCGGCGTTCCTATTTCTGGGAGTGATCATCTCGATCCAGGTCAACGGGGCGGCAATCGCCCAGCAGCGGGTCGCCTGGCGCAAATCGCAGGCGGTGGATTTCCGCG from the Chloroflexota bacterium genome contains:
- the trxA gene encoding thioredoxin, producing the protein MAAYSHVADTEFQAEVLDSEQPVIVDFWAEWCGPCKMMAPVFEKLADEYSGKVKFVKVDTDANKEYATQFGVRGIPTLLFVKGGSEVDRIVGYVPESRIKSSLDQVA
- a CDS encoding ricin-type beta-trefoil lectin domain protein; the protein is MTTSSPAPLLGSRGGGATLVQLIDPLDEPEFYCVDVPGFGASLDLAAALSAHTCKPGADDELFRSGTPLPGNLQMPAYQLCMSAAAAEDAANLFLEDCSDSPLQRFALDAEGSLRLADSMLCLAIAPGAGEATGGPSHVRRDLGLQDCETVPAQRRRWRLPGPSPS
- a CDS encoding helix-turn-helix domain-containing protein, whose translation is MSTEEIVLDETIHQPTRLRIMTMLVAQAEDGRLAYGFIQQALELTGGNLTTHLRRLEDAGFLETCKVFENSKPRTWISATESGRRAYASYLTNLRKALDWSPPP
- a CDS encoding MFS transporter — protein: MNASKLQMSAFLASAIGMWGSLYLYVPAFAVFAEEQGASLAMVGLIWSAYGVVQGILRVPTGYFSDRFGRRLPFLVIGVGMTALGSLLMALSPHPAVLMLGRGLHGFGAAAFVVQSVYFASFFPPEKVTRALLGISSLIALTQLAVSLLGGQMALHWGQSSTFWGSAALGAISVAAIMVAGEQHVARRIEFDWSRFRTVLADPVLLLVSATAALLVFGEFGITQTTMLLLADRLGADSAYLGLLTAINYLAIGSAGLLLATLGSYPERWVVIAGLVISGVALLLMPLAGGLAGLTVLAFVKGAMRGSMMPSLMGLGLKVVAPDARASAMGLFQAIYAIGMFAGPVSTGIISQVAGLEAPFYAIGAFTTLAAGLVFVLFRRWQAG
- a CDS encoding leucine--tRNA ligase translates to MPDQTPGRPDQGGYDFARIESKWQRRWDEDQPYRTATYSDKPPYYALEFFPYPSGDGLSVGHFRNYIPVDAFARYKRMRGFEVLHPMGWDAFGLPAEQDAIDKGRHPAESIIEYAANYRRQLKLVGCGYDWDREINSSHPDYYRWTQWIFLQLFRRGLAYRAEKRQWWCDTCGALADEEVLADGKCWRGHSNVYRKPLRQWFFRIRAYADRLLEDLDQVDWPESTKRMQVNWIGRSTGADVIFETEAGHQLSVYTTRPDTLYGATFMVLAPEHPLLEELTAPAQSQAVGEYVDRALRTSEIERATAEREKTGVFTGSFAINPVNDEKIPIWVADYVLASYGSGAIMAVPAHDQRDFDFAERFDLPIPVVIEPPGWDGQPLAEAYVGEGRLINSGSHSGLDSDSAIAAVTADLEARGRGSAAVNYRLRDWLISRQRYWGCPIPIVHCEECGQVPVPEEELPVLLPPLEDFRPDPELGSPLERARDWVATSCPQCGGPARRETDTLGGFACSSWYFLRFITPDFESGPVEPNAEKRWMPVDLYVGGAEHSVMHLLYARFWNKVLYDAGHVSSPEPFKALRHQGMMLAEDGWVNLEQAKLAGGRISARVSEGFDVYSNPSGEERDFLYHAPAKAEFELRGDPVGDWAPIRSGKMSKSLGNVVTPDSVVERYGADSLRGYEMFMAPLEGTLPWSESGLNGITRFYRRLLRLISGEPEFPERGPQPLDRASGQARRIAHRAIAKCSEDIEQLRFNTMLANGLMEPVNELLAIWSQELADSPAGAEVKDILVRLLAPVAPHLAEELWEMLGNSASVVGASWPEADPALLRSESVTVVVQVNGRVRDRMDAPAGLAEDEALAAALELPNVKVHLDGKAVRKVIYVPERLLNLVVG
- a CDS encoding helix-turn-helix domain-containing protein, giving the protein MRKRKFAEIDRGPLGTAVFQTRKQRRLTQGELANRLGRNRPWISNVETGKVTNLQEEDLVGLAAVLNISISSLRSAHEMSAAPSVMGLPGYTVLQSNRHCGACHHLVEPDANYCTHCGAAQPMLVNCPACAKPNNPGARFCGRCGAQLQS